Within the Burkholderia sp. NRF60-BP8 genome, the region ATGAGCATCACCACGCTGATCGACGACACCATCACCAACCCCGACATGCTGGACCAGGCGCACCGACGTTCGACGTTGCGGCAGCATTACTTCGACGCGATCGCCGGCGTCCGCCCGCCGGACAGCGCGCCGATCGCGCAGTTGCTGTATGAGGGGCTGCTTCCCATCAAGGAACAGCTGGCGTCGAAACCCCGCGTCTGGCAACGGCTGGAGGAATCGCTTCGCACGTTGATCGTCAGGCAGACGGATCCGTTGGCATTGAAGATGGACGAGCTCACGTTCGACGCGTATCTGGAGATGCGGCGCATCGACAATTACGGGGAATGGGCGGCCCTCATGACCGAATACGCGATCGACGTGGACATGACCGACCACCTGATCGCCGACCGGTCGCTGGCGGAAATGAGAACGGCCGCGATCGATTCGATTACGCTCGTCAACGACCCGTACTCGTTCCGCAAGGAGATTCACATCGCGGATTCGGTCAATTCCGTCTGGTTGCTGATGTACCGCGAAGGCCTGACGCTGCAGGACGCGTTGAACAAGCTCGCCACGCTGGTTGCCGAGAACGAGCGCAACCTGATCGCCGCGCGCGAGCGCGTCCTCGCCGGCCCGCTCGGACAGGACGCGGACGTGCGTGCATACGTGACCGAGCTGGAGCATCTGGCGTCCGGCAACGCCGAATTTCACGCGATCAGCACGCGCTACCACGGCCGGGATTTCAAAGGAAAAAGGTTCATTTCGGGCGAGGTGACCATTCGGCCGCTACCGTCCACCGACGAAGTGGCGGCTGCGGACCTGGCAGGCGGCCGCCCCGCGAGCTGATCCGGCCTCGTTTCGCGCCGGCACCGCCGAGAGCCGCCTACACCGGCGTCAACACCGGCTGCCCGGCGAAATGCCGCGTCGCGTTGTCGAGAAACTGCCGCACCGAACGATCGAGCGCCTCGGGCGACCAGCCGCCCATGTGCGGCGTCAGCACGACGCTGTCGAGATCCGTCAGCGCACGCGGCGGCTCCGGTTCGCCTTCGTACACGTCGAGCCCCGCCCCCGCGATGCGTCGTTCGCGCAGCGCGTCTGCCAAAGCAGCGGTATCGACAACGCTGCCGCGCGACACGTTGACGAGAAAGCCGCCGGGGCCGAGCGCGTCGAGCACGGTACGATCGATCAGGTGCCGTGTGCCCGCGCCGCCCGGCGTCGCGACGATCAGGAAATCGGCCCACTGCGCGAGTGCGTCGATCCGGTCGAAATAGCGGTATGGCCCCGGCTTCTCCGACCGGTTGTGATAGCCGATCTCGATGTCGAAGCCGGCCGCGCGGCGCGCGCATTTCTCGCCGATCTTGCCGAGCCCGACGATGCCGAGCTTCTTGCCCGACACGTTCGGCGGCATCGGCAGCCCGTCGCGCCACACGCCCGCGCGGGCTTTCGCATCGAGCTGCACGACGTTGCGCACCGCCGCGAGCAGCAGCGCGAACGCGTGATCGGCGACGCAGTCGTCGTTGGTGCCGGCGCCCGTGACCACGACGATGCCGCGCGCCTTCGCGTGCGCGACATCGATGTGCTCGTAGCCCGCGCCGAGCGCGCTGACGAACGTGAGCTGCGGCAGCCGGTCGATCTCGGCGGCGGTCAACCCCGTGCTGCCGTTGGTCAGCACCGCGCGAATCGTGCTGCCGTGTGCGGCGATCGCGCGTTCGCGCTCGTCGGGCGTCGGGGCGTAGCGCACGTCGAACGACGCGGCGATCTCGCGATGCGCGTCGCCGCGCAACGCGATGAGGACCAGCAGCTCGGGCTTCATGTCAGCAAATGTCCGCAGGCGGGGAACGAATTTCAGTGTAACAAGCCCGCATGACGGGTGCGGGTTATCCCCACACCGGCTGTGGACACGCCGCCGCATGCGGTTTGCCAAAGCCGGCTCAGTCAAGTAACTTTCGGCGTACGCCCCCGTCCTGGAGATTGGCCCCGATGAAGCTCGCCCTGCCCGCCCGGATCCTGGGCCTCGCGTTCGCCGCCGCCATCGCGGCGCCCGGCGCGCACGCCGACACGCCTGTCGTGGTGTCGTCGAAGATCGACACCGAAGGCAATCTGCTCGGCAACCTCATTTCACAGGTGTTGAAGGCCCACGGCATTCCCGTCACCGAAAAGATCGCGCTCGGCACGACGCCGATCGTGCGCAAGGCGCTCACGAGCGGCGAGATCGACATCTACCCCGAATACACGGGTAACGCCGCGTTCTTCTTCAACAAGGCCGACGACCCGGTGTGGAAGAACGCGAGCCAGGGCTACGACACCGCGAAGCAACTCGACTACGCGGCGAACCATCTCGTGTGGCTCGCCCCGGCGCCCGCGAACAACACGTGGGGCGTCGCGCTGCTCGCGCCCGTCGCACAGTCGCAGCACCTGAAGACCTTCTCCGACTTCGGCAAGTGGGTGGCCGGCGGCGGCAAGGTGAAGCTCGCGGCATCGGCCGAATTCGTAAACAGCGCGTCCGCGCTGCCGTCGTTCGAGAAAGCGTACGGCTTCAAGCTGAAGCCCGAGCAGCTCGTCGTGCTGTCCGGCGGCGACACGGCCGCGACGATCAAGGCCGCCGCGAACCAGACCGACGGCGTGAACGCCGCGATGGTCTACGGCACCGACGGCGGTATCGCGTCGAGCGGCCTCGCGGTGCTCGACGACGACAAGCACGTGCAGCCCGTCTATGCGCCGGCGCCGGTGATCCGCGAAGCCGCACTGAAAGCGCATCCGCAAATCGCCGAGTATTTGAAGCCCGTGTTCGCGAGCCTCGACCTGAAGACGCTGCAATCGCTGAACGCGCGCATCCAGCTCAACGGCGAGCCGGCTGCCGGCGTCGCGAAAAGCTACCTGAAATCGAAGGGTTTCGTGAAATGACGGAGCGCGCGGCGGCGTCCGCGCGGCGCGTCACGCTCGACAAGGTCGGCATCCTGATCGGCGTACTGACGATCGTCGCCGTGTTCGGCCTGTCGTTCGCGGTGCTGCGGCCGAACCGGATCGCGGCCGGCACCGGGCTATCGGTGTTCGCCGCGCTGCCCGCGATGCAGGGCGCCGCGCTCGCCGCGCTATGGACCGCCGGCGCGCTGTGGACGATGACGGCGAGCCGTCCCGCGTGGCGGCTCGCGGCCGGCTGCGCGGGGCTCGCGACGCTCGCGTATGCGGTCGGCGCGGCCGCGACGCACGTCGTCGCGCCCGACGACATGCTGGCCCGCGTGTCGCCCGACGCCGGCGTCTGGCTGCTGCTGTTCGCGTGGGCGGTGCTCATCGCCGACGCGCTCGCCCGCCTCGCGTTCGGCCCGTGGCGGCGCCTCGTCGCGCTCGCCGTCGCGATAGCGGCGGTTTCCGTGCCGCTTGCGAGCGGCTGGTGGGACGGCCTCTCCGTGATGCGCGAATACGCGGTGCGCAGCGACGATTTCTGGCGCGAAGCGATCCGTCACGTGTCGCTCGCGGGCGGCTCGGTCGCCGCCGCGCTCGTCGCGGGCGTGCCGCTCGGCATCGCGTGCGCGCGCATCGCGGCGGTGCGCACCGTCGCGATGCCCGTGCTCAATATCGTGCAGACGATTCCCAGCATCGCGATGTACGGGCTGATGATGGCGCCGCTCGGCCTGCTCGCCGCACACGTGCCGCTCGCGGCCGCACTCGGCATCCGCGGCATCGGCGTCGCGCCGGCCGCGCTCGCGCTGTTCCTCTACTCGCTGCTGCCGATCGCATCGAGCGTCGTGGTCGGGCTCGGACAGGTGCCGCCGCACGTGACCGAAGCGGCGCGCGCGATGGGCATGACACGCGCGCAGCGGCTGCTGCGCGTCGATCTCGTGCTCGCGCTGCCGGTGATCCTGAGCGGCGTGCGCATCGTGCTCGTGCAGAACATCGGCCTGACCGCGGTGGCCGCGCTGATCGGCGGCGGCGGATTCGGCACGTTCATCTTCCAGGGGATCGGGCAATCGGCCGCCGATCTCGTGCTGCTCGGCGCGATCCCGACGATCGCGCTCGCACTGGCGGCCGCCGTCGTGTTCGAAGCCGCGACGTCGCTCGCGAAGGGGCGTACAGGATGATCGAGATCGAACGGATCGGCAAACGCTTCGGCGACGTGGTCGCCGTCGACGACGTATCGCTGACGATGCAGCGCGGCACGATCACCGCGCTCGTGGGCGCATCGGGCAGCGGCAAGTCGACGCTCTTGCGCATGATCAACCGGCTGATCGCACCGACCAGCGGCACGATCCGCATCGACGGCGTCGATACGGCGACCGTCGCGCCGGAGCAACTGCGCCGCGGCATCGGCTACGCGATCCAGGGGCACGGGCTGTTTCCGCACTGGAGCGTCGCGCGCAACATCGCGACCGTGCCGCGCCTGCTCGGCTGGCCGGCCGCCCGCATCGACGCGCGCGTGAACGAACTGCTCGACCTGTTCCATCTCGCGCCGGCCGAATTCGCGGGCAAGCTGCCGCACGAACTGTCGGGCGGCCAGCAGCAGCGCGTCGGCGTTGCGCGCGCGCTCGCGGCCGAGCCCGCGATGCTGCTGATGGACGAACCGTTCGGCGCGCTCGATCCGATCATCCGCAACAAGGCGCAGGACGACTTGTTCGCGCTGCAGCGCCGCCTCGGCATCACGGTCGTGATCGTCACGCACGATATCGAGGAGGCGCTGAAGCTCGGCGACACGATCGCGGTGATGGACGGCGGCCGGCTGCTGCAGGTCGCGCCGCCCGCCGAAATTCTCGGCAAGCCGGCAGCGGGTGTCGTCGAGCAGCTCGTCGCGGGCGTCGACCGTCCGCTGCGCCTGCTCGCGCTGACGCCGATCGACGCCGTGGCCGAAACCGGCCGCGCCGACGGCGAGCCGATCGCGGCGACGCGCACGCTGCGCGATGCGGTGTCCGAATTGTTGTGGCGCGGTGTCGACGCGCTGCCCGTCGACGATACGGCCAACGGCACCGCGCACGGCCCCCGCCGCATCACGCTCGACGCGATCCGCTCGCACGCGAGGCAGCCCGCATGACGACGCGCGGCAGCGTGCGGCCCAAGCGGTCTTCGCTTGCCGCGTACGTCGCCCGCGCGGCCGCGCTCGCGCTGCTGCTCGTGCTGCTGTTGCGCCCCGCGTGGCTGCACGGCCTGTTCGCGCCGTTCGCGGACAACGGCGCGCCGGTGATCTACGATCGCGCGAGCCTGCTCGATCTCACGCTCGCGCATCTCGGCACGGTCGCGCTGTCGAGCCTGATCGGCACGATCGTCGCGGTCGCGGCCGGCATCGCGGTCACGCGGCGG harbors:
- a CDS encoding terpene synthase family protein, giving the protein MKEIPNFVRDLPGLPKPGEKIFHPDFHLQLKPMWHPLHDEAERRIALTDSPYILAYYGSQKAVEHYLAQSMPSFGGLCYPHTRNDRIYDLERMMSITTLIDDTITNPDMLDQAHRRSTLRQHYFDAIAGVRPPDSAPIAQLLYEGLLPIKEQLASKPRVWQRLEESLRTLIVRQTDPLALKMDELTFDAYLEMRRIDNYGEWAALMTEYAIDVDMTDHLIADRSLAEMRTAAIDSITLVNDPYSFRKEIHIADSVNSVWLLMYREGLTLQDALNKLATLVAENERNLIAARERVLAGPLGQDADVRAYVTELEHLASGNAEFHAISTRYHGRDFKGKRFISGEVTIRPLPSTDEVAAADLAGGRPAS
- a CDS encoding 2-hydroxyacid dehydrogenase; the encoded protein is MKPELLVLIALRGDAHREIAASFDVRYAPTPDERERAIAAHGSTIRAVLTNGSTGLTAAEIDRLPQLTFVSALGAGYEHIDVAHAKARGIVVVTGAGTNDDCVADHAFALLLAAVRNVVQLDAKARAGVWRDGLPMPPNVSGKKLGIVGLGKIGEKCARRAAGFDIEIGYHNRSEKPGPYRYFDRIDALAQWADFLIVATPGGAGTRHLIDRTVLDALGPGGFLVNVSRGSVVDTAALADALRERRIAGAGLDVYEGEPEPPRALTDLDSVVLTPHMGGWSPEALDRSVRQFLDNATRHFAGQPVLTPV
- the osmF gene encoding glycine betaine ABC transporter substrate-binding protein OsmF, yielding MKLALPARILGLAFAAAIAAPGAHADTPVVVSSKIDTEGNLLGNLISQVLKAHGIPVTEKIALGTTPIVRKALTSGEIDIYPEYTGNAAFFFNKADDPVWKNASQGYDTAKQLDYAANHLVWLAPAPANNTWGVALLAPVAQSQHLKTFSDFGKWVAGGGKVKLAASAEFVNSASALPSFEKAYGFKLKPEQLVVLSGGDTAATIKAAANQTDGVNAAMVYGTDGGIASSGLAVLDDDKHVQPVYAPAPVIREAALKAHPQIAEYLKPVFASLDLKTLQSLNARIQLNGEPAAGVAKSYLKSKGFVK
- a CDS encoding ABC transporter permease produces the protein MTERAAASARRVTLDKVGILIGVLTIVAVFGLSFAVLRPNRIAAGTGLSVFAALPAMQGAALAALWTAGALWTMTASRPAWRLAAGCAGLATLAYAVGAAATHVVAPDDMLARVSPDAGVWLLLFAWAVLIADALARLAFGPWRRLVALAVAIAAVSVPLASGWWDGLSVMREYAVRSDDFWREAIRHVSLAGGSVAAALVAGVPLGIACARIAAVRTVAMPVLNIVQTIPSIAMYGLMMAPLGLLAAHVPLAAALGIRGIGVAPAALALFLYSLLPIASSVVVGLGQVPPHVTEAARAMGMTRAQRLLRVDLVLALPVILSGVRIVLVQNIGLTAVAALIGGGGFGTFIFQGIGQSAADLVLLGAIPTIALALAAAVVFEAATSLAKGRTG
- a CDS encoding ABC transporter ATP-binding protein codes for the protein MIEIERIGKRFGDVVAVDDVSLTMQRGTITALVGASGSGKSTLLRMINRLIAPTSGTIRIDGVDTATVAPEQLRRGIGYAIQGHGLFPHWSVARNIATVPRLLGWPAARIDARVNELLDLFHLAPAEFAGKLPHELSGGQQQRVGVARALAAEPAMLLMDEPFGALDPIIRNKAQDDLFALQRRLGITVVIVTHDIEEALKLGDTIAVMDGGRLLQVAPPAEILGKPAAGVVEQLVAGVDRPLRLLALTPIDAVAETGRADGEPIAATRTLRDAVSELLWRGVDALPVDDTANGTAHGPRRITLDAIRSHARQPA